The Mastacembelus armatus chromosome 13, fMasArm1.2, whole genome shotgun sequence DNA segment TGTGGCTGCATTTGTTTTCAGCCCTTTGCTCCAGTTTCCTTTCAAATGCGTCAGGCTGCCTATGGTCCTTGTTTGGGCACCCAGGTGAAGTTCCACCTTCCCTCAGTGTCCTTCCTGACGAAGGCTTGTCCCTGGGGGAAGCTGTGTGTCTTGACGCTGCTGGACGGGCTGAGGGACATACTGAATGCCAAATCTGTGCGGCTACGAGGGGTCAGAGGCGTGGCAGGAGGCTGAGATCCTCGGACAGGAGTCCAGGGTCGGACTGTGACCGGACTTGAAGATGAAATGGGGCAGAAATGGACTCTCTCTCCTGCTGGACTGACCTGGATCATGTCCTGTGATGGCATGTTGCCGCTGTGCAGTGGAGACCAGTACGAGGAAAGTTTTTCTGGGTTTCCTTGCACAGGCTGGGCTTGACTTGAGGCAGTGATGGAGCAAATCTCTGTTCGGTTTGCTGAGTGGGTGAAAGACAGGTCTTCTGTCACTGGAGGAGGTTGGTAGGCAGTTAACGTGGGGTAGCTCCCGATCACAGTATCAGGGCCTTCACACTGTCGGGTCAGGTTGGAGGCAGTGAAGTCGGAGTGCTGACCTGGAGTTGTGCAGTTCTGAGACGACTCAGTAGAACTATCATGGTTAGCTTCTTGGCATTCGGCAGCGTTGTACCTACACTGATTTTGCAGAGACATGCTTTGGCAGTAGCTGTGGGCAGAAGGTGCAGAGGTGTTGACTGAGGGGCTGAACGAGGAGCTGAGAGTGTATTCAGAGCacgaggaagaggaggctgcAGTGTTGTAAACAAAACTTTGGAGGCTGTATCCAGATGAAGGTGAAGATTCATTGGACGTATCGATGGTGTCTCTGTCCTTCAGGCCCAGCGTTCGTAGCACCCAGAGGTCCAAGTTTGGTTCTGAGGCGGTGGACGTTTCGGGGCACTCGGAGCTGAATTCAGCCGTGAGGTTCCTGCAAACTCTCTTGCTG contains these protein-coding regions:
- the gmnc gene encoding geminin coiled-coil domain-containing protein 1, giving the protein MLQHLALGPDTVDVSMATLASVWARDPCDLRETQHEPRAVWESQRVVGSSAPAGPMWTEQLSPHFHRNKQLQDTLLQREEELARLQDENNKLRQFLNSSFVRNLEEKAKKLTTDGRMMLKRNLMYVDDKRFQRCGHQPVASPQVSKRVCRNLTAEFSSECPETSTASEPNLDLWVLRTLGLKDRDTIDTSNESSPSSGYSLQSFVYNTAASSSSCSEYTLSSSFSPSVNTSAPSAHSYCQSMSLQNQCRYNAAECQEANHDSSTESSQNCTTPGQHSDFTASNLTRQCEGPDTVIGSYPTLTAYQPPPVTEDLSFTHSANRTEICSITASSQAQPVQGNPEKLSSYWSPLHSGNMPSQDMIQVSPAGERVHFCPISSSSPVTVRPWTPVRGSQPPATPLTPRSRTDLAFSMSLSPSSSVKTHSFPQGQAFVRKDTEGRWNFTWVPKQGP